One genomic region from Pseudomonadota bacterium encodes:
- a CDS encoding sugar phosphate nucleotidyltransferase, translating to MANSNRDRELYREVIGLLPAGGKATRLAPLPCSKELYPVGFRALDEGESVRPKVVCHYLLEKMRLAGVIKVYIVLGKGKWDIPDYLGDGSMLDMHLAYLMMGLPFGAPYTLDQAYPFLHSALVAFGYPDILFKTDDAFVRLLARQATTSADVVLGLFPIDQPQKWDMVDLDDHGRINLIAIKPQETHLRYGWGIALWTPVFTRFMHEYLGAIQKATREDDMQEQRELIVGDVLKAAIESDLRLEGVVFPDDTCLDIGTPENLVKAVRNFS from the coding sequence ATGGCTAACTCGAACCGGGACCGAGAACTCTATCGGGAAGTCATTGGGTTACTCCCGGCAGGCGGGAAAGCAACGCGGCTGGCCCCATTACCTTGCAGCAAAGAGTTATATCCAGTGGGCTTCCGGGCCTTGGACGAAGGTGAGAGCGTGCGTCCGAAAGTGGTTTGTCATTATCTGCTCGAGAAGATGCGATTGGCGGGTGTCATCAAGGTCTACATTGTGTTAGGCAAAGGCAAATGGGACATTCCCGACTATCTGGGCGATGGCTCAATGTTGGATATGCATTTAGCCTACTTGATGATGGGCTTGCCTTTTGGCGCGCCCTACACTTTGGACCAGGCTTATCCCTTTCTGCACAGCGCGTTGGTGGCATTCGGTTATCCCGATATTCTTTTCAAGACTGACGATGCATTCGTTCGATTGCTGGCCAGGCAAGCAACCACGAGTGCCGATGTAGTGTTAGGGCTCTTCCCCATCGATCAGCCGCAGAAATGGGACATGGTGGATCTGGACGACCACGGCCGAATAAATCTCATTGCGATAAAACCTCAAGAGACTCATCTACGCTATGGATGGGGTATAGCTCTCTGGACACCGGTCTTCACACGTTTCATGCATGAATATCTTGGCGCTATCCAAAAAGCAACTAGAGAGGACGATATGCAGGAGCAGCGAGAATTGATTGTTGGAGACGTTCTCAAGGCTGCAATCGAAAGTGATCTGCGATTAGAAGGGGTAGTATTTCCCGATGACACCTGTCTCGACATCGGGACACCCGAAAATTTAGTAAAAGCTGTGCGAAACTTTTCCTAA
- a CDS encoding PQQ-dependent dehydrogenase, methanol/ethanol family produces MVLGVVFLASGMTTNPKIHWRTRLVGLKLQGLLPHVGWAQMIKVMGPKSGAQKAESLIDNPYASAGDVAKGNGIFREKCTGCHGLDATGGDGPDLTQGYFRHGGAAWALFRTVSRGVPRTAMPGFPLSEREIWQVVAYVQSLSQGLNQGHVGGSAAEDKGVRCPPCLSAQVSYEHLRNASQEAGNWVTYSGSYDGHHHSSLDQIHLGNIRNLRLKWVYQMPTVERVKATPLVINGVIYVAQAPNDVVALDTATGRPFWSYKRALPERVPVCCGKSARGLAMLGDRLYLGTFDGRLVALDAKTGSVIWDVEVGDYRTGHSITGIPLAVKDKIIVGVALGEMGIRGYIDAYDAQTGKRVWRFYTIPAPGEPGNETWEGDSWKTGGAAVWLTGSFDPDLNLTYWGAANPSPTFNGEVRKGDNLYSDSMLALDADSGKLKWHFQFTPHDVHDFDAVQIPVLVDAQFRDSQRKLMLYANNNGFFYLLDRESGEFLLARQFAKQTWADGIDGKGRPIRRPDMTPTAEGTLTYPDKAALWFSPSYHPSTGLFYVSVIESGLMRIAQPVPKERLGIHLAGGFFTPVPGAKGMVRAIIPESGEVKWEYQNCDEQCSGLLSTGGDLVFGGNHKGSFFALNASTGQEVLRVNIGGWITAAPITYLSDRSQQVTVTAGNALFTFALE; encoded by the coding sequence GTGGTGCTGGGCGTGGTGTTCCTGGCCAGCGGGATGACAACTAACCCGAAAATCCACTGGAGAACGCGCTTAGTGGGTTTGAAGCTCCAAGGCCTGCTCCCCCATGTAGGATGGGCTCAGATGATTAAAGTGATGGGCCCGAAGAGCGGAGCGCAAAAGGCCGAAAGCCTGATCGATAATCCTTATGCATCGGCGGGCGATGTAGCCAAGGGCAACGGAATTTTTCGGGAAAAGTGTACGGGATGCCACGGACTTGACGCAACGGGTGGCGATGGCCCCGACCTGACTCAGGGATATTTTCGCCACGGCGGTGCGGCCTGGGCCCTATTCCGCACCGTCTCCCGCGGCGTCCCTAGAACAGCGATGCCGGGGTTTCCCCTGTCCGAGCGCGAGATCTGGCAGGTAGTTGCTTACGTGCAGTCGCTGAGCCAGGGTCTCAATCAGGGCCACGTAGGGGGGAGCGCTGCCGAGGACAAGGGGGTCCGTTGTCCGCCGTGTCTGTCCGCGCAGGTGAGCTACGAACACCTGCGCAACGCAAGTCAGGAGGCTGGCAACTGGGTCACCTATTCAGGAAGTTATGATGGTCACCATCACAGTAGTCTCGATCAGATTCATCTTGGAAATATTAGAAATCTGAGACTGAAGTGGGTGTACCAGATGCCGACCGTGGAACGCGTCAAAGCGACCCCACTCGTTATTAACGGCGTCATATACGTGGCGCAAGCTCCCAATGACGTGGTCGCGCTCGACACCGCCACAGGGAGGCCGTTCTGGTCCTATAAACGCGCGCTCCCGGAGCGGGTCCCTGTCTGCTGCGGGAAGTCAGCCCGGGGCCTGGCCATGCTCGGTGATAGGCTTTACCTGGGTACCTTCGATGGCCGCCTGGTCGCGCTCGATGCCAAGACTGGCTCCGTGATCTGGGACGTGGAGGTGGGCGACTACCGGACAGGGCACTCAATCACTGGCATTCCCCTCGCTGTAAAAGACAAGATTATCGTGGGTGTTGCACTCGGTGAGATGGGTATCCGCGGATATATCGATGCCTACGACGCGCAGACCGGCAAACGGGTATGGCGCTTCTATACCATTCCGGCGCCTGGGGAGCCGGGAAATGAGACCTGGGAAGGTGATTCTTGGAAGACGGGCGGGGCTGCTGTTTGGCTAACAGGGTCGTTTGACCCGGATTTGAACCTGACCTACTGGGGCGCCGCAAACCCTTCACCGACTTTCAACGGCGAGGTTCGCAAGGGTGACAACCTGTATTCGGACAGCATGCTTGCATTAGATGCGGATAGTGGAAAGCTTAAATGGCACTTTCAATTTACACCGCATGACGTCCATGATTTCGATGCCGTCCAGATTCCGGTCTTAGTGGATGCGCAGTTCCGCGATTCTCAGCGCAAGCTGATGTTGTATGCCAACAATAATGGCTTTTTTTACCTGCTAGATCGCGAAAGTGGCGAGTTTCTGCTGGCTCGGCAGTTTGCGAAGCAGACCTGGGCCGACGGGATAGACGGCAAGGGCCGGCCGATCCGGAGACCCGATATGACCCCCACCGCTGAAGGAACCTTGACTTACCCGGATAAGGCAGCGCTGTGGTTCTCCCCCTCGTATCATCCTAGCACGGGTTTGTTCTATGTCTCAGTCATTGAAAGTGGTTTGATGCGCATTGCTCAGCCGGTGCCCAAAGAACGGCTTGGTATCCATTTGGCCGGCGGGTTTTTCACACCGGTCCCTGGGGCAAAGGGTATGGTGCGGGCCATCATTCCAGAATCAGGGGAGGTGAAGTGGGAATACCAGAACTGTGACGAGCAGTGTTCTGGGCTCCTGTCCACAGGCGGCGACCTGGTGTTTGGTGGAAACCACAAGGGTTCTTTCTTCGCCTTGAACGCCTCCACTGGTCAAGAGGTCTTGCGTGTCAATATTGGAGGGTGGATCACAGCAGCTCCGATCACCTATCTAAGCGATCGCAGCCAACAGGTCACTGTTACCGCTGGTAACGCCCTCTTTACCTTTGCACTTGAGTAA